In one Hypanus sabinus isolate sHypSab1 chromosome 11, sHypSab1.hap1, whole genome shotgun sequence genomic region, the following are encoded:
- the cdkn2c gene encoding cyclin-dependent kinase 4 inhibitor C has protein sequence METTDGSVGDKLTSAAAKGDLKEVNILLENGVEADAINKFGRTALQVMQIGHTIIAKSLLKAGAQPNQQDHNGFTLAHDAAREGFLETLKILVDFGADVNIENSEGNLPIHLAAQEGHTDVVTFLAKKSNLTLKNVKGLTPYELARMYQRTETVQWMEQNL, from the exons ATGGAAACAACTGATGGATCGGTCGGTGATAAATTAACAAGCGCTGCAGCCAAAGGAGACTTGAAAGAAGTTAATATTTTGCTGGAAAACGGAGTGGAAGCAGACGCAATCAATAAGTTTGGCAGAACTGCACTTCAG GTCATGCAAATTGGTCATACAATAATAGCCAAATCATTGCTGAAGGCAGGAGCTCAACCAAACCAGCAAGATCACAACGGGTTCACGCTCGCTCATGATGCGGCCAGGGAAGGCTTCCTGGAGACTTTGAAAATCCTGGTGGACTTCGGAGCTGATGTTAATATTGAAAATTCTGAGGGCAATCTACCCATCCACCTTGCTGCACAGGAAGGTCACACCGATGTGGTTACTTTTTTGGCAAAGAAATCAAACCTCACACTTAAGAACGTAAAGGGACTGACTCCATATGAGCTGGCCCGGATGTACCAGAGGACAGAGACTGTGCAATGGATGGAACAAAATTTATAG